A stretch of Clostridium formicaceticum DNA encodes these proteins:
- a CDS encoding glycosyl hydrolase family 18 protein, which yields MCQLKKVISLVLISVLIFSNAAFANENTVEVFNDVPEDHWASKAIHDLRLLEITNGIGDNQFGMGLTISRGEFITFLAKLMKWDLISPEKGNFVDNMDTTKWYYAPIETALQQGVILKDTDKFRAEEPITREEIAVMIVRALGYDSLANQLAYLGSPFDDVSKNTGYITIARDFQIIAGAGNNLFKPYDTARREEAAVMMMKMYERLNKPISELHAFYAIRSANQMDMLHSLDSVGFGWSRLEYDAETNQVLLNTTRDNDNDFGIPAGFSQPLNLAKEKNISAQLMVFAENDTVLNTDTESNVPLVQYIVTKPEVRKQVIDAIVKQINATTVGDLTVSFNGVVIDFENMKGDLLKKSFNIFLAELRQELDKNNKLLYVAVHPARPSGQAYYDGYDFKAIGEIADKVILMAHDYYARQLTDDEMQRGYTLTPLSPIGEIYYALKSITDKNTGVQDLNKIWVQFSLDAVQWKLKEGKVINKYPYHPSYEAIQQRLITDEVTINYSQQNQNPYATFFDSKDETDNILWYEDSRSIQAKIDLAKMFGIEGISLWRLGNIPNYEEYGSKKIYLDVWQQILNKTKK from the coding sequence ATGTGTCAACTAAAAAAAGTGATTTCTTTGGTTTTAATATCCGTACTGATCTTTTCCAATGCAGCATTTGCAAATGAAAATACTGTAGAAGTTTTCAATGATGTTCCTGAAGATCATTGGGCAAGTAAAGCTATACATGATTTGCGATTACTGGAAATTACCAACGGAATTGGTGATAATCAATTTGGTATGGGACTTACAATTAGCAGAGGTGAGTTTATCACTTTTTTAGCGAAGCTGATGAAGTGGGACTTAATTTCACCGGAAAAAGGTAATTTTGTTGACAACATGGATACAACCAAATGGTACTATGCACCTATAGAAACAGCATTACAACAAGGGGTGATTTTAAAGGATACTGACAAGTTCAGGGCAGAGGAACCTATTACCCGTGAAGAAATAGCTGTTATGATTGTACGAGCTTTAGGATACGATAGTCTTGCCAATCAGTTGGCTTATCTTGGAAGTCCCTTTGATGATGTCTCAAAAAACACAGGATACATAACCATTGCAAGGGATTTTCAAATTATTGCTGGGGCAGGGAATAATTTGTTTAAGCCCTACGATACAGCGAGAAGAGAAGAAGCAGCAGTAATGATGATGAAGATGTATGAAAGACTAAATAAACCAATCAGTGAGCTGCATGCTTTCTATGCTATACGATCTGCGAATCAGATGGACATGCTTCATTCCCTTGATTCTGTAGGATTTGGCTGGAGTCGGTTGGAATATGATGCTGAGACGAATCAAGTTCTGCTCAATACCACAAGGGACAACGATAATGACTTTGGAATTCCTGCTGGCTTTTCACAGCCTTTAAACTTAGCGAAGGAGAAAAATATTTCTGCACAGCTCATGGTATTCGCAGAGAATGATACCGTATTGAATACTGATACTGAGTCTAATGTGCCATTAGTTCAGTATATAGTAACAAAACCAGAAGTTCGTAAACAAGTGATAGATGCTATTGTGAAACAAATTAATGCTACAACTGTAGGTGATCTTACTGTCTCTTTTAATGGGGTGGTGATTGACTTTGAAAATATGAAGGGCGATTTATTAAAGAAATCCTTTAATATATTCTTAGCAGAATTAAGACAGGAGCTGGATAAAAACAATAAATTATTATATGTAGCGGTACACCCTGCAAGACCTTCAGGTCAAGCTTATTATGATGGATATGATTTTAAAGCCATTGGGGAGATTGCAGATAAAGTGATATTGATGGCACATGACTATTATGCAAGGCAATTGACGGATGATGAAATGCAAAGAGGATATACCCTTACTCCTTTATCCCCTATTGGTGAGATATACTATGCCTTGAAATCCATTACCGATAAAAATACAGGAGTACAGGATTTGAATAAGATATGGGTGCAGTTTTCATTGGATGCAGTTCAGTGGAAGCTCAAAGAAGGGAAAGTGATCAATAAGTATCCTTATCATCCAAGTTATGAGGCTATCCAGCAAAGACTTATTACGGATGAGGTTACGATAAATTATTCTCAGCAAAACCAAAATCCCTATGCAACTTTTTTCGACAGCAAAGATGAAACAGATAACATTTTATGGTATGAGGATTCACGAAGTATACAGGCAAAAATAGATTTAGCAAAAATGTTCGGTATAGAAGGAATCTCACTATGGAGATTGGGAAATATACCTAACTATGAAGAATATGGATCAAAAAAGATTTATCTTGATGTATGGCAACAAATATTGAACAAGACTAAAAAATAA
- a CDS encoding extracellular solute-binding protein: protein MILKMSFFASIAAIVILFVKKIFKNKISTTYYYFIWLILLIRLSIPYYPESPISIYNFFTVNNHQIEEIQSPVINNMSNRYMDSNNIQSEVNPSEEKDVEIDSPLTVDERQGFEKRIESNPFNILPNHRRYTFTDGIYNPKPNTLELPYIAALIWLLGVCFGVVYILWLQVVYRRKIKSLPLCNDSRITAIYEDCKSKMKVNKKILLVIDTTIKTPSLIGILHPKILLSPEHTQLLTKEELQFVFMHELAHYKRKDLVVRWILIFLQILHWFNPVIWFTFNKIRQDSEKACDEQVLSYIQPNEYKKYGNTMLKMLDIFSGNNSLCSAAGMLNREKFIIERVKNIVNFKKNYILWSVLGIAIFLGLAGLLLTNARQPIQEVIKIKYEVEEINLENKSLDGIKLLSDQQLLTYDGENGQFLVIDNAGNKKAIICEGLPQDFFIQIYTVDANDDIYIFAVKEEPQIYVYNLEGEKIREINVELQDINLSENDPIFQWDMQVDSKGNIYLLIPQLQIAQASTQIFDPEGKHIKTLKSDGYVLMVLDEEDYLYTITYGASTYQDKVFIAKQKPITDEIFWEYEDDKNLSYIRLAAYSKQDKSIYLVEQNSVLRFDLEDQSLNNMLNIDATLSEKNQDELHLRNFSLDHNGSIYLCTFNRKDDKSQLFKVNLTKIPIDGDTKVLTITVKHLSPTLEFAINKFENQHPDIVINIDNHNAFSWITSDMDYEETLKASEESSRKEYDFVQKINAQMLAGKGPDILLIDNLPYRKYADKNLLLDLKELMEEDTTFNKSQYYMNILDALEYKDKLYVMPLAFSYSAILADTGYLKEQSIEINDWEWTWQDFIDIANSATKDINGDGTMDMYGMPTIVPENLFKYIYSNADINFIDYEAKKSYFTSEEFINLLKMCEDMSKGAFVNPNVTESDTDRGGNVFLPYHIFDFSILFSNGLINADEVGFYRYPALDKNTYPFTLGEMYAINSQTPYKEEAWVFIKYLISEEIQCYKWLFDVPMNKKAKEIKMKSMFAEAEDMVEKYGDLYGYQVTSVDKIKKQLTGNMEKLNEILPKLNHCDINDMQVNQIVDEEVKRFFNGQQSAEETAEVIQRKVEMYFRE, encoded by the coding sequence ATGATTCTAAAGATGTCATTTTTTGCATCCATTGCAGCCATAGTTATTCTTTTTGTAAAAAAAATATTTAAAAATAAAATTAGTACTACTTATTATTATTTCATTTGGCTGATTTTGCTGATCAGATTAAGTATACCCTATTACCCTGAAAGCCCGATAAGCATTTACAACTTTTTTACTGTGAATAACCATCAAATAGAAGAGATACAATCCCCTGTAATTAATAATATGAGTAATAGGTATATGGATTCAAATAATATTCAATCTGAGGTGAATCCTTCAGAGGAAAAAGATGTAGAGATAGATTCACCCTTAACAGTAGATGAAAGACAAGGATTTGAAAAAAGGATTGAATCCAATCCTTTTAATATACTACCAAATCATAGAAGATATACTTTTACTGATGGTATTTACAATCCTAAGCCAAATACGTTGGAGCTTCCTTATATAGCTGCTCTTATATGGCTATTAGGTGTATGTTTCGGCGTAGTATATATTTTATGGCTACAGGTAGTCTATAGGAGGAAAATAAAAAGTCTTCCTTTATGCAATGACAGTAGGATAACAGCGATTTATGAAGACTGCAAATCAAAAATGAAAGTAAACAAAAAAATCCTACTAGTAATAGACACTACAATTAAAACCCCTTCATTAATAGGCATCTTACATCCTAAAATCCTACTTTCACCAGAGCATACACAACTATTGACAAAAGAAGAATTACAGTTTGTTTTTATGCATGAATTGGCACATTACAAACGAAAGGATCTTGTTGTTCGATGGATTTTAATTTTTCTTCAAATACTTCATTGGTTCAATCCAGTGATATGGTTTACTTTTAATAAGATTCGGCAGGATTCTGAAAAAGCCTGTGATGAACAGGTATTGTCCTATATCCAGCCTAATGAATATAAAAAATATGGAAATACAATGTTGAAAATGCTTGATATTTTTTCTGGTAATAATAGCCTATGCAGTGCTGCAGGGATGTTGAATCGAGAAAAATTTATAATAGAAAGGGTGAAAAATATCGTGAATTTTAAAAAGAATTATATATTATGGTCTGTTTTGGGAATTGCTATATTTTTGGGTTTGGCTGGTCTTTTATTGACCAATGCCAGACAGCCAATACAAGAGGTGATAAAAATTAAATATGAAGTGGAGGAAATTAATTTAGAAAACAAATCACTTGATGGAATAAAACTTTTGTCAGACCAACAACTTCTTACATATGATGGGGAAAATGGTCAGTTTTTAGTGATTGATAATGCAGGAAATAAGAAAGCCATCATCTGCGAAGGTTTGCCACAAGATTTTTTTATACAGATCTACACTGTTGATGCTAATGATGACATTTATATATTTGCTGTAAAGGAAGAACCTCAAATTTATGTTTATAATTTAGAGGGGGAAAAAATAAGAGAAATCAACGTAGAACTCCAAGATATAAACCTATCAGAAAATGACCCAATATTTCAATGGGATATGCAAGTAGATTCTAAAGGAAATATCTATTTACTAATACCACAATTACAAATAGCACAAGCAAGTACTCAAATATTTGATCCAGAGGGCAAACATATAAAAACGCTAAAATCAGATGGATATGTGCTTATGGTGCTGGACGAAGAGGATTATCTCTATACCATTACTTACGGAGCTAGCACCTATCAAGATAAGGTTTTTATTGCGAAACAAAAGCCTATAACAGATGAGATTTTTTGGGAATATGAAGATGATAAAAATCTTTCTTACATACGCTTGGCAGCTTATTCAAAACAGGATAAATCTATCTATTTAGTAGAACAAAATAGTGTTTTAAGATTTGACCTGGAGGATCAGTCTTTAAATAATATGCTTAATATAGACGCAACATTAAGTGAAAAAAACCAAGATGAACTTCATCTTCGGAATTTTTCTCTTGATCATAATGGAAGTATCTATTTATGTACTTTCAACAGAAAAGACGATAAAAGTCAGCTATTTAAAGTAAATTTAACAAAAATCCCTATTGATGGTGATACGAAGGTGCTGACAATTACAGTAAAACATTTATCTCCTACATTAGAGTTTGCCATCAATAAATTTGAAAATCAACATCCTGATATTGTTATTAATATAGACAATCATAATGCTTTTTCCTGGATAACCTCCGATATGGATTATGAAGAAACACTGAAGGCTTCTGAAGAAAGTTCTCGGAAAGAATATGATTTTGTTCAAAAAATAAATGCGCAGATGTTAGCAGGAAAGGGTCCTGATATTCTTCTTATAGACAATCTTCCCTACAGAAAATATGCAGACAAAAACCTGCTTCTAGATTTAAAAGAGCTGATGGAAGAAGATACCACCTTCAATAAAAGCCAGTACTATATGAATATACTTGATGCATTAGAATATAAAGATAAATTATATGTTATGCCTTTAGCATTCTCTTACTCCGCCATTTTAGCAGACACAGGATATTTAAAGGAACAATCTATTGAAATCAATGATTGGGAATGGACATGGCAAGATTTTATAGATATAGCCAATAGCGCTACAAAAGATATAAATGGAGATGGAACAATGGATATGTATGGTATGCCTACCATTGTACCTGAAAATTTATTTAAATATATATATAGTAATGCAGATATAAACTTTATTGATTATGAGGCTAAGAAATCTTATTTCACATCAGAAGAATTTATTAACCTGCTTAAAATGTGTGAGGATATGTCAAAAGGAGCCTTTGTTAATCCTAATGTCACAGAGTCTGATACGGATCGGGGAGGAAATGTTTTTCTTCCATATCATATATTTGATTTTTCTATCCTTTTTAGCAATGGTTTAATTAATGCAGATGAAGTTGGTTTTTATCGATATCCAGCTTTAGATAAGAATACATATCCATTTACTTTAGGTGAAATGTACGCCATAAATAGTCAAACGCCATATAAAGAAGAGGCATGGGTGTTTATCAAATACCTGATTTCAGAAGAGATTCAATGCTATAAATGGCTTTTCGATGTACCTATGAATAAAAAGGCAAAGGAAATCAAAATGAAGAGTATGTTTGCAGAGGCAGAAGACATGGTGGAGAAATATGGAGACCTCTATGGTTACCAGGTTACATCAGTAGATAAAATAAAAAAGCAGTTGACAGGTAATATGGAGAAATTGAATGAAATTCTGCCTAAATTGAATCATTGTGACATAAACGATATGCAGGTTAATCAAATCGTTGATGAAGAAGTTAAGAGATTTTTTAATGGTCAACAATCTGCAGAAGAAACGGCTGAGGTTATACAGCGAAAGGTAGAAATGTATTTTAGAGAATAA
- a CDS encoding TVP38/TMEM64 family protein yields the protein MEKRALERQLNRKVILLFIIGILSLITWIIWKYEIWELISIEYFRKFTGKIQCLGFLGVLLYFLCFVLGTMFFLPSLPFALFAGITYGTLLGIIYASVGDLLGASMAFIVARYIGRERLEKRLKKSKAFHEIDEGVRQDGWRIVLLTRMVPIIPHWLQNYAYGLTAISFTTYAFVSLLCIVPGTAAWIIAVNTVGKGHGDAKKTAIYLGIAAVLIVTISYLPKWMYKKKKRKK from the coding sequence ATGGAAAAAAGAGCGTTGGAAAGACAGTTGAATAGAAAGGTTATTCTCCTATTTATTATAGGAATATTAAGTTTAATAACTTGGATAATATGGAAATATGAAATTTGGGAATTAATATCCATTGAATACTTTAGAAAATTTACTGGGAAAATTCAATGTTTAGGTTTTCTAGGAGTACTTCTCTATTTTTTATGTTTTGTTTTAGGAACAATGTTTTTTTTACCTAGCCTGCCTTTTGCACTTTTTGCTGGAATTACCTATGGGACTTTATTGGGTATTATATATGCTTCTGTAGGAGATTTATTAGGTGCTTCTATGGCATTTATTGTGGCTCGATACATAGGAAGGGAGAGACTTGAAAAACGATTAAAAAAAAGTAAAGCTTTCCATGAAATCGATGAGGGGGTGCGGCAAGATGGATGGCGTATTGTGCTTTTAACGCGCATGGTACCGATTATTCCCCATTGGTTGCAAAATTATGCTTATGGATTGACCGCAATTTCTTTTACAACCTATGCATTTGTATCTCTGCTTTGCATTGTTCCTGGAACAGCGGCATGGATTATTGCTGTAAATACAGTAGGTAAGGGTCACGGAGATGCAAAGAAGACAGCAATTTATCTAGGAATTGCTGCTGTACTGATTGTAACGATTTCTTATTTACCAAAATGGATGTATAAGAAAAAAAAACGTAAAAAATAA
- a CDS encoding carbohydrate ABC transporter permease has product MPFKRKKLYFLQYKKKFVIYIFLTLLSLFFIFPILSIIVNSFMGTEEISHQYPAFAYSQSIWNDSEFMRMKLIPDMFTLDQYKNVLLQQFLFLKMFWNSAGVVAAIIAGQVVIASTAGYVFSKMYLKGGNKIFYIYIITMMMPFQVTLVPNYLIIDGLGIMNTYKALILPAIFAPFGVFLMKQFMNYIPKECIEAARIDGAGDFQIFFYIVLPMLKPAIASLIILQFIDYWNMVEQPLLFMDDAIKRPLSTYLSIIGKKDFHYAFAASTIYMLPALFIFFYWECYLVEGIQLNSGIKQ; this is encoded by the coding sequence ATGCCTTTTAAACGAAAAAAACTATATTTTTTACAATATAAAAAAAAGTTTGTGATTTATATTTTTTTGACATTGTTATCCCTATTCTTTATATTTCCGATATTATCTATTATAGTAAATTCATTTATGGGAACAGAGGAAATTAGCCATCAATATCCTGCATTTGCTTATTCACAAAGCATATGGAATGATAGTGAATTTATGAGGATGAAACTGATTCCAGATATGTTTACACTTGATCAATACAAAAATGTACTTTTACAACAGTTTTTGTTTTTAAAAATGTTTTGGAACTCTGCAGGGGTTGTTGCAGCTATTATTGCTGGGCAAGTAGTTATCGCCTCAACAGCTGGTTATGTCTTCAGTAAAATGTACCTTAAAGGTGGAAACAAAATATTTTATATTTATATTATCACAATGATGATGCCTTTTCAGGTCACACTTGTTCCAAATTATCTGATAATAGACGGATTAGGTATCATGAATACATATAAGGCACTGATTTTACCAGCTATTTTTGCACCCTTTGGTGTGTTTCTAATGAAGCAGTTTATGAACTATATTCCGAAGGAATGTATTGAGGCTGCTAGGATAGATGGGGCAGGAGATTTTCAAATATTTTTTTATATCGTACTTCCTATGTTAAAGCCAGCAATAGCTTCTCTCATCATACTGCAATTTATAGACTACTGGAACATGGTGGAACAGCCTTTGCTGTTTATGGATGATGCTATAAAAAGACCTTTATCTACCTATCTATCTATCATTGGGAAAAAAGACTTTCACTATGCCTTTGCAGCATCAACAATATATATGTTGCCAGCTTTATTCATATTCTTTTATTGGGAATGCTATCTGGTTGAGGGAATACAGTTAAATTCAGGCATAAAACAATAA
- a CDS encoding BlaI/MecI/CopY family transcriptional regulator, whose translation MNENISKISDAEWKVMEVVWRKHSVTAAEIIEELIGKTDWNRKTVHTLIRRLVQKEVLGITQENPYVYYPLIEEGFCKKEETKSFLEKVYDGSLQLLMANFLKNEKLSKQEIKELKKLLDECEDRGDKE comes from the coding sequence ATGAATGAAAACATATCTAAAATATCAGATGCAGAATGGAAGGTAATGGAGGTTGTATGGAGAAAACATTCTGTTACTGCTGCAGAAATTATTGAGGAATTGATAGGAAAAACAGATTGGAACAGAAAGACGGTTCATACCTTAATTCGTAGACTTGTACAGAAGGAAGTACTAGGGATTACACAGGAGAACCCATACGTTTATTATCCATTAATTGAAGAAGGATTTTGTAAAAAAGAAGAGACAAAATCCTTTTTAGAAAAGGTATACGATGGTTCACTCCAATTATTAATGGCGAATTTTTTAAAGAATGAGAAGTTATCAAAACAGGAAATAAAAGAACTGAAAAAGCTCTTAGATGAATGTGAGGATAGAGGTGACAAAGAGTGA
- a CDS encoding carbohydrate ABC transporter permease: MKMNLTRRGTLFVFLFPSLAGFLLFYILPFLGCGWYSLVDSSIGGRFVGLKNYVDILSNDLFLMALANTAYFVLLAVPATMFLGLLLAIVLNQKIYGSHIFRTAFVVPMVIPTASVVLIWDILFHTQGTFNALLTSLGFNLIDWLNSDKARIVMVLLYGWKNVGYCMVIFLGGLLRIPKEYYEAAELDGAGVIYKLMHITLPYLAPISFFVVVISIINSFKIFREVYLLAGPYPHKSIYTMQHYMNNVFVSLDYQKLSAAAYVVAGVLGILIYALFRWENKYSSIHK, from the coding sequence ATGAAGATGAATTTAACCAGAAGGGGGACATTATTTGTATTTCTGTTTCCAAGCTTAGCAGGTTTTCTACTATTTTATATTCTTCCCTTTTTAGGATGTGGATGGTATTCCTTGGTGGATTCCTCTATAGGAGGGAGGTTTGTAGGGTTAAAAAACTATGTAGATATATTATCTAATGATTTATTTCTAATGGCACTAGCCAATACGGCATATTTTGTCTTATTGGCTGTGCCGGCAACTATGTTTTTAGGATTGCTTTTAGCAATCGTGTTAAATCAAAAAATATATGGGAGCCATATTTTTAGAACTGCTTTTGTAGTGCCAATGGTTATCCCTACGGCATCAGTGGTGCTTATATGGGATATCCTTTTTCATACACAAGGGACATTTAATGCACTGCTTACTTCTCTGGGATTTAATCTTATAGATTGGCTGAATTCTGATAAGGCTAGGATTGTTATGGTTCTTCTTTATGGGTGGAAGAATGTCGGCTATTGTATGGTGATTTTTTTAGGTGGTCTTTTAAGAATACCTAAAGAGTATTACGAAGCTGCAGAATTAGACGGGGCTGGGGTTATATATAAACTAATGCATATTACTCTACCGTATCTTGCCCCTATTTCCTTTTTTGTTGTTGTTATATCTATTATAAATTCTTTTAAAATTTTTAGAGAAGTGTACCTCCTAGCAGGACCATATCCTCATAAAAGTATATATACAATGCAGCATTATATGAATAATGTATTTGTTTCCCTAGATTATCAGAAATTGAGTGCAGCAGCATATGTAGTGGCTGGAGTCTTGGGGATATTAATCTATGCTTTGTTTCGATGGGAAAATAAGTATAGTAGTATACACAAATAG
- a CDS encoding flavodoxin family protein yields the protein MKVVAFNGSPKKDGNTYHAIKIAADALEKEGIDVEIIHVGDKEIRGCMACNQCMKNKNEKCVLPGDEVNDWIQKMKEAEGIILGSPVHYSSIAATMKAFLDRAFYVTSGNNGMLRHKVGAAVVAVRRSGGLPTFDQLNNYINYSEMLIPTSNYWNVIHGTRPEEALQDEEGVQIMRILGKNMAWLMKLIENGKESVKAPEREKKAYMNFIR from the coding sequence ATGAAGGTAGTAGCTTTTAATGGAAGTCCTAAAAAAGATGGTAATACTTATCATGCTATAAAAATAGCAGCAGATGCGCTAGAAAAAGAAGGTATAGACGTTGAAATCATTCATGTTGGTGATAAAGAAATTAGAGGATGTATGGCCTGTAATCAATGTATGAAGAACAAAAACGAAAAATGTGTTCTTCCAGGGGATGAGGTGAATGATTGGATACAAAAGATGAAAGAGGCAGAGGGAATTATTTTAGGCTCTCCTGTACATTATTCATCAATAGCAGCAACTATGAAGGCTTTTTTGGATAGAGCTTTTTATGTTACAAGTGGTAATAACGGCATGTTAAGACATAAGGTGGGGGCAGCTGTTGTTGCTGTAAGGCGCTCTGGTGGGCTTCCAACCTTTGATCAACTAAATAATTATATAAACTATTCGGAAATGTTGATACCAACTTCTAACTACTGGAATGTTATTCATGGCACTAGGCCTGAAGAAGCATTACAGGATGAAGAAGGCGTACAAATTATGAGGATTTTAGGAAAAAATATGGCGTGGCTTATGAAATTAATTGAAAATGGAAAAGAATCTGTGAAAGCACCGGAAAGAGAAAAAAAGGCTTATATGAATTTTATTCGCTAA
- a CDS encoding HlyD family secretion protein yields the protein MQNYEEIKEEQRKKVFGKAIVIFFMSMLIITFFSKTIQNIFLPVVAVSRPYSGILTYETVGTGTIIPRETLNIYPDSTKRIKEIKVEAGEKVKKGQVIAILYNQVSNNKLLEEEINLRKLETNLEKLLLQTKDTQIEILELEIEKTLERVNKLQEDLDKKMVLLEAGAETADSVKEAQYNLEIGRKDYQQKNKELQEENSKQQISQEEKKREIEALRYDIQLQQLKIVELQEEETILSPCEGIVREIHYQSGGLAVDNQPICSIIDLDKGFVFSASIDLEDNSFISVGDSILVYLKSASKLIDIPIKKITIKDNSKELKADLEEGDFLGGEKLDYRIVKKSKNFNILVPNTALGRDNSGYFVFILKEREGTLGKEYYIKKQYISVGDSDNQNSVILDGLDHRTNIVYDFEKAIHDGSRVRPQQRE from the coding sequence ATGCAAAATTATGAAGAAATCAAGGAAGAACAAAGAAAAAAAGTGTTTGGAAAAGCGATTGTTATCTTTTTTATGAGTATGTTAATCATTACTTTTTTTTCAAAAACAATTCAAAATATATTTCTTCCTGTGGTAGCTGTATCAAGACCTTATTCTGGTATATTAACCTATGAAACAGTAGGCACTGGTACAATTATTCCAAGAGAAACCCTTAACATATATCCTGACTCAACCAAAAGAATTAAGGAAATAAAGGTTGAAGCGGGGGAAAAAGTGAAAAAGGGACAAGTTATAGCTATTCTTTATAATCAAGTTTCAAATAATAAGTTGCTTGAAGAAGAAATAAACCTAAGAAAATTAGAAACCAATTTAGAAAAACTACTTTTACAAACAAAAGACACACAGATAGAAATTTTAGAATTGGAGATCGAAAAGACTTTAGAGAGAGTGAATAAACTACAAGAGGACTTAGATAAAAAGATGGTATTGTTAGAGGCAGGAGCTGAAACTGCCGATAGTGTCAAAGAAGCACAATACAATCTTGAAATAGGGCGAAAAGATTATCAACAAAAAAATAAAGAACTTCAGGAAGAAAACAGTAAACAACAAATATCACAAGAAGAGAAGAAAAGAGAAATCGAAGCCTTACGCTATGATATACAATTGCAGCAGTTAAAAATAGTTGAATTACAGGAGGAAGAAACAATACTTTCGCCATGTGAGGGAATTGTTAGGGAAATACACTATCAAAGCGGTGGATTGGCAGTTGATAATCAACCGATATGTTCCATTATTGACTTGGATAAGGGATTTGTTTTTTCTGCTTCCATTGATTTGGAAGACAATAGCTTTATATCTGTTGGAGATTCAATATTAGTTTATTTAAAATCCGCAAGTAAATTGATTGATATACCTATCAAAAAAATTACCATCAAGGATAATTCCAAAGAGCTTAAGGCTGATTTGGAGGAAGGAGATTTTTTAGGGGGAGAAAAGTTAGATTATCGTATTGTTAAAAAGTCAAAAAACTTCAATATACTTGTACCTAATACTGCTCTTGGAAGAGATAATAGCGGCTATTTTGTTTTTATTTTAAAGGAACGAGAAGGTACTTTAGGTAAGGAGTATTATATAAAGAAACAATACATAAGCGTAGGGGACAGTGATAATCAAAACTCCGTAATATTAGATGGTCTGGACCATAGAACGAATATTGTATATGATTTCGAAAAAGCAATTCATGATGGCAGCAGAGTACGACCTCAGCAAAGGGAGTGA